From the genome of Malus sylvestris chromosome 13, drMalSylv7.2, whole genome shotgun sequence:
ttggaaaatcGTTCACTCGTGTATGTATATTGAATTAATTTGTATTAGATCGTGTTaaagagactaaatttatagacaaaatttgcaaactaaatgatgtgttactAATAGAAAATGAGTACGTTTATCAATCATCATCtttcacattatttagtttaacaaatttagtctccataGCATTACTAATTTGTATTAGttatttttcaccaaaaacaaaatttcattAGATATGTTTCATATAGTGATAACTTGGCAAAGTTCAGCACATGCAATTTAATCAAATTTCGACtcacaaaacccaaattaaTTAGCCCTTGATTTAGTGGTTCTTTCTCCCGAACTTCAAACGAGTTCCTGATTcatcaaataacattttatGGGCATCTTGAAATCATCATTAATGCCAACAGTATTTTCCTTGTTTGCTATACgaacgttttttgtttttccaggTGGGTTTTGCTGCTGCTGGAAATTAACTAGCTTCCTCAATTATATTTAGGTTCTCCTTGTTCTCAGTTAAGCTACCTGTAATTAACCAGTATATAATAAGATATGGAATTTGTATGTTCTTGCTCGTGGCTTCCACTTCATCGtatttgtttgttcaaaaattaaaagaaaaccaTAATTATAAACAATCAAGTTTTATGAGTACCAAATAAGTAACAATATAATCGCCGTCCAAGTCGAGCCAACCACGCCGGTGGGGTCTCCAAATTCAACTCCCAAGAACCTCCCCAATAATTTACAATATAATAAACGAAAGTTCCTttcatttgtttatatattCCAGGAAGGAAACAAGATGCATGTTGGGCAAATGTAACTTCCAGTTCCCGACTCCCTGTGccaacattttaattttttatacatgATATGGTATAGGAAATTGTCTAAAATGATAAGAAATCAAATTGTAGTTCTTTTACGAATTAAAAAGAATATCACGACATATCAATTAAATGTTGTTGATATAGCGTGAATACTAACAATATAACAATAtaacaattaaattttaatgacgTACTAAAAACTGATTAATCCATTTCAACTTTTAGAATTTGaaaattgattatttatgaCGATTTATCTAAACTTGAATGCTAGTATCTTCAATGCTGTATATAATGGAATAGACAAACTCATTTTGATGAACTACATATGCAAAAAGTAACTCCGATGATATAAGTAATTGAGTTTGTCAATTTTGACTACTCTTTCAAAGTAGACAACGTTGCATATAATGCTATAAGTAAACAAATTTAGTATCATCTcttttttataagaaaatattCTATTTGAATATAATTTTGCTTACTTAATTTGCCTAATATATTGAAGTGACAAATTTTTTTCAAGAGTCAATTGAATAAGAAACCTAACACATCAACCTTTATAATACAATTTTCCCATACCATTAGAGATGCTCTAAATCAATGTGCATGATCAAGTTTGCCGTGTACCAAATTGGCAGCAcaagattgaagattaaattcGTGTTGTCCATCGGATTCCATCCCAGTCTCAATCTGTAAATGATGTGACAGGAGCTAAACTTCTTCGAATATCAGACGTAAATAACGCGTCGAAAACTGCAAGTGTCCCTTAAAATATGAAAACACGGTTAAGCCTCCATCTTCCTTTTCCCAGTTTCTTAGCTAATAAGAGTGCCTCGTGAGTTGTAAATCTCACATGCCCCACCTCCTTTTCTCTTTAATCTACAAAATTAGAACCTTCTCTTCAATTATTCGTccgttattattattttattagctGCATAATTAGGCCTATATATATAAGAGCCTCCACCACAAAATTGCATATCAAATTTCATGTACACAAATCTTCCCATTTCTCAAACATCATAGAAAATAATGGTAGCAActtcactcatttcttcttcttcttcttcttcttactcCAACGTCTTTTCGTTCCACCCGATTTCCGGCACAACCCGAAACCCAAACCGGAACGTTTCTTCAACTAGGGTTTTTGCATCGAGTAGAAAAGGAGCCGATCATGCAGACAAGTACTACCAAAACTACAGCGGCAGGCTGGTGGACGAGAACATGATTGTTCTCCGGAAGAGAGTTCACGAGATGAAGATGGTGGAGAGGAACTACGAGCCTCCGTCGGATTGGATGGACTGGGAGAAGCGATATTACACCACCTACGATTCGTTTATATGCCAAGTCATGGGCCTCTTGCAGTCCCAGTTGATGAACACCAGGCCGAGTTTTGCTTTGGCATTCTTGGCTTTGATCGTTTTGAGCGTGCCTACTTCAACGTTTAcggttttcttccattttttggAGCTCGCAAAGGGGGTCGGTCTTCACTAGCGGCTATGGATAATATTAATTTGTTCGTATAAATTAATACATAGATATGCAGGTCtccaaattaattaatgatataattaagttctttttccaaGTTCTTTCATCCACTCTTCAAGGAAGGTCCGATTCTTGTAATTTCTTTTTCCTCAATAACCATATTAAGATGCATGTTACCTTGTATATAACCCATATTATgtaggcttattatattagcac
Proteins encoded in this window:
- the LOC126595509 gene encoding uncharacterized protein LOC126595509, whose product is MVATSLISSSSSSSYSNVFSFHPISGTTRNPNRNVSSTRVFASSRKGADHADKYYQNYSGRLVDENMIVLRKRVHEMKMVERNYEPPSDWMDWEKRYYTTYDSFICQVMGLLQSQLMNTRPSFALAFLALIVLSVPTSTFTVFFHFLELAKGVGLH